A section of the Festucalex cinctus isolate MCC-2025b chromosome 9, RoL_Fcin_1.0, whole genome shotgun sequence genome encodes:
- the LOC144025388 gene encoding heterogeneous nuclear ribonucleoprotein A0-like, with translation MSDQLCKLFVGGLNVDTDEEGLRAHFEQYGSITDCVVVVNKQLQRSRCFGFVTYSTPEEADAAMNGRPHTVDGNTVEVKRAMSREDANKPEALAKVKKIFVGGLKDDIEEDHLSDYFSQYGQIEKSEVISDKDTRKKRGFGFVYFTDHDSADKAVVIKFHTINGHKVEVKKALTKQEMQAANRGGMTPRGRSSRGMRGNQNGYGSRDYGGNYNYGNGGGGYNCGGGYGGYGGHYGYGDQGGYGGGNGYSDFGGGYGQHSSTYGPMKGPFGGQRNPAPYTRGGGGGGGYPRGGYGGGGGY, from the coding sequence ATGTCTGACCAGCTTTGTAAACTCTTTGTCGGCGGCCTCAACGTTGATACCGACGAAGAAGGCCTCCGCGCGCACTTCGAGCAGTACGGCTCGATCACCGACTGCGTGGTGGTAGTCAACAAGCAGCTCCAACGCTCCCGCTGCTTCGGATTTGTGACCTACTCGACGCCCGAGGAGGCCGACGCCGCCATGAACGGCAGGCCGCACACAGTCGACGGCAACACGGTCGAGGTGAAGCGGGCCATGTCGCGAGAGGACGCCAACAAACCCGAAGCGCTCGCCAAAGTGAAGAAAATCTTCGTGGGAGGGCTGAAAGACGACATCGAAGAGGATCACCTCAGCGACTATTTCTCCCAGTATGGTCAAATCGAGAAGTCGGAGGTAATCTCCGACAAGGACACTAGAAAGAAGAGGGGCTTCGGCTTCGTGTACTTCACCGACCACGACTCCGCCGACAAGGCCGTCGTGATCAAGTTTCACACCATCAACGGACATAAAGTGGAGGTGAAGAAGGCCCTCACCAAACAGGAGATGCAGGCGGCCAACCGGGGCGGCATGACTCCGAGAGGAAGGTCCAGCCGAGGCATGAGGGGGAATCAAAATGGCTACGGCAGTAGAGACTACGGTGGAAACTACAACTACGGAAATGGCGGTGGAGGCTACAACTGCGGCGGAGGCTACGGGGGCTACGGCGGACATTATGGTTACGGCGACCAGGGCGGCTACGGTGGCGGCAACGGCTACAGCGACTTCGGCGGCGGCTACGGCCAACATTCCTCCACCTACGGTCCTATGAAAGGACCCTTCGGCGGCCAGAGGAACCCGGCCCCCTACACACGTGGAGGCGGCGGTGGTGGCGGTTACCCCAGGGGGGGctacggcggcggcggtggctaCTAG